In Dromaius novaehollandiae isolate bDroNov1 chromosome 2, bDroNov1.hap1, whole genome shotgun sequence, one DNA window encodes the following:
- the RPL14 gene encoding large ribosomal subunit protein eL14 has product MVFKRFVEIGRVAFISFGPHAGKLVAIVDVIDQNRALVDGPCSGVRRQAMPFKCMQLTDFVLKFPHSARQKHVRVAWEKENINEKWAATRWAKKIEAREKKAKMTDFDRYKVMKAKKMRNRIIKHEMKKLQKQASKKGKKLQKAQK; this is encoded by the exons ATG GTGTTCAAGCGCTTCGTCGAGATTGGCAGGGTTGCCTTCATTTCCTTTGGACCACATGCTGGCAAGCTGGTGGCAATTGTGGATGTTATTGACCAAAACAGG GCACTAGTTGATGGCCCCTGTAGTGGTGTCAGAAGACAGGCTATGCCTTTCAAGTGCATGCAGCTCACTGATTTTGTTCTCAAGTTCCCACACAG TGCTCGTCAGAAGCATGTGCGGGTTGCCTgggagaaggaaaatattaatgaaaaatggGCAGCCACAAGATGGGCAAAGAAGATTGAAGCCAGAGAAAAG AAAGCCAAAATGACTGACTTTGATCGCTACAAGGtcatgaaagcaaagaaaatg agaaacaGGATCATCAAACAtgaaatgaagaagctgcagaagcaggctTCTAAAAAAGGCAAGAAGTTACAGAAGGCACAGAAATAG